CCTTGCTGACTTATAGTGTGTTAAACTGacttgattaatcgattagttggtCCCAGAAATTCATCATTAATTATTCTGATAGTCTGAGTCTCAatgaagcaaaaatgccaaatctTGCTTGTTCCTacatctcaaatgtgaatatttttttgtttttatcagctttTATGACAGTAAAGTTAATATCTTTAGGTTGTCGGACAGTCAAGCTGTTCTAAGACATCAATTTGTATTTTAGGATATTGTGATGGGCATTTCTACTATTCCATAATTATATTAACCAAACGATTTGTCCattaaatgataaaattattgctaactgaaaatgaaaataaggtTTAGTTGCTGCCCTGATACTGAGATGTTTTATATTTAGTCTAGCCTAATAGATATAAATGAGGTGAACAaaatgtacctaataaactggtgactgtgtgtgaattACATTGTCTATGTGTCATTGTGTCTTTAAGTCAGTCCACCAGATTAACCTGTTGTCAGCTGAATCCTTATTTTTATGGTATGGTCGAGGGTAATTCCCAGCCTGCCGTGTCACTGACTCCAAACTGGCCTGCTTGTCACAGGCGCACTCAATCCTGTGGCATGTCTTCACTGAGCCAACTGACTGCAACACCCACTCACTACTACAGCATATCCCGAGGACCACCTCTCGGTCATGTCACCATTTATACAGCAGACACCTATCTATGAGGCAGTGACACGTGACTCACTTAAACAGTTTTTGCTTACTGCAGGGTTTCTTAACCATTTCTAATATGACCATAGTTTTAGATCCTTTTAATTGTCATGTGAGCACGACCCTCACTTGTACTCTGTTTCCAAAAGCTGCGAGTATATTTTTGAcctactttttttaaatcaacatatttaataaaacaaacacccCACTTCAATCCCATAGTGGAGAAACCCTGAATTACACTGAGCTGGACTACACATGATCCAGCTGCACAAACTGGCAGTAATGTTTTCCTCATTCTGTTGCAGTGGTTTCTTTAACAGTCCACACTCTGTTTACAGTTAGGTGTGGTTGGCAGACCAGCTCTACCTCCTGGGTTGCATTCATAAAACACAGGCTATACAAATGTGACTGATATTatcatagcaaaacaaactgacaaagtCTTGTATTGATGACCAATCCAGTCGGCGTAATGTCTTTATGAATATTTTCAAaggcaaagaaataaaatataaaagaataTATCACAACATGGCAACTACAGTGTGTGAATATGATTTGGAAAAAGTAAAACTGTTAATTTCTTGTACGTTACATCGGACTAAATTGTAAAATACACGTGAAACAAAAATCATGCATTTTGTTCTTTTGATAATTGCTCATCAGTtattgttttcagttgtttttaaagcagaaataccaAGCATTTTTTTGGTTTCGACTTCTACagtgtgagaatttgctgcctCTCTCTGCCTTACAATTGTCAGATGAATATCTCAGTCCTGAGGCGTGTTGGTTaaacaaaagaagacatttgaatacgtcaccttgagATCAAGGAAATTCAAATGAGCATTTTCTTCTAACCGGTGTGACTCCTTTGTGACTCGGACTTTGTCGTAATGCTTTCCAGGAGTATATCTGTCCAAGATGTGACTCTGGGTTCATAGAGGAAGTAACAGAAGACTCCAGGTAAGAGACATCTACCTCACTTCTCCTGTCAACATTAGATGTGAAGGTGTTTTAGTGGCAGTCTGGAACAAATGGAGGTACATGGTTTCATAGACCGCGGAACtgggggggccaggggggccatggcccgggtaacttttgtactctgacatagagggctgcattgggattgggtcccaCCGGATCCCGTGGGtccccattaaacagtagaagaagaagaaaaagaagaagaagaagatgtagcctagcgacaggatgttaacacaggaacttggtgtacatgcatgagcgtttccactccatatttagtcataaatggacgaatatgccctgaaccagctttcataccaatttgccgcttgctccacctgtccgtctgtctatctgtctgtctgtctgtctgtctgtctgtcagctccatctgtcatgagacaaacatgaaagaagacgtgcagtttattgtgtttcaccggctacgagctgtcattacgcgcgactattacaCATGTCTGCGTgctctttataactcactgtgtgaacctatgttgcataataaagatttgccccctcgtaatttttaaccgccccctcagtaacttcatcctggcgccgggcttgccttaacctcaatcactgcgtgattatataaaggtagaaaaataaataaatacagaggaggagaatagaatatgaagcagcctttatttcattaaaaactaaataaaaacaacgaaataggagcgctattcctgaccagtgctcaaaagacaaacaaccccatgaatctctttattaatagcctataaaatgatgtgttttctcctgcgggacgggagaagacacaaaatcaatgcatctctattattgtgcgggcataaattctcagagttttgcagGAGTGGGCGGGAGcggacatacacattgcgggtgcgggcggtaatggtcagaaattcagcgttCTGGTTACTTTTCAGTAACTGCGCAGCtgcgcttgttttgttgttgggtgggtgtgggtgtgtgtgtgtgtgcggctctGCACATCAGTCTGATATGAGTGCTGACTTGTGATGATAATGaatatgatgttgatttagATTCAAGGCAGCAAGATGAGTTTTGGTTGTGGTTGTGGACTGGAtgtactttgttgtttgctatagtttcatctgtgcgtttatgtgtaaataggcttggcctgttgtgtgtgaatgttagagtgggatcagaggggttaatctgagcaagcatgtgttcgtgttcatgcgtgtactgtagatgtgactgtgtggcgtcggaataaaaaaagtgctccgcaacgttatttaatacatcagtaatattgtctgtttcaatgcatatgcccccccaccccctccgcgtgacttgaaattatggccCCCCCTTGTTCAGATGCGTTCCGCGGTCCATGCATGGTTTGTTTTCTTATAAACAAGAGCCCTCCATGTTGCACTGTAGAAGCTCGTAGGCTTACTGTGCAGTTTTGTCCCAGGCTAGCACTAAACCTGAACATGTGTATAGGGTTCAGTGGATGTTGCTAATAATGTGTCTTTTGTCCCCTTATATGCTGTTTCCCTCAGTCTCCTAGAGGGTGGCGCTAACGGGATAGATGacacagccacacaatttgCAGAGGTACCAGATGAACTGAGGGATTTTGGGGAGAGGAGGGTGGGGAAGTGGGCAAAGAGGATTGATTGCTATCATTTTATATGTTTTGATTAACTTTGTCTTCTTCTATCCCCGCCCTCTTCTCCACTCATCTTTCTGTCGACCTCTATCCTTCATTTTGCCATCACATGTTTGCTTTCATTCTTTTCCCACTGTGCCGCTTTCCTATTCTTAATCTCCActatttgtttaaaactttctTTCTCTGAACCCTCACCTGTCTCTTCCCCTGTCAAATCCCACCATCCCTGTAGCTATGGCACCTGCTGTTACTGGAGCGGCCATTTACAACAGACGGTGACACACCTGACTCAGAACCTCGGCTCCCTGGAGGGCGCTTGGGGGGTCTCAGTGACCTGGGGGGTTTGGGAGGGGGACCAATCGGTGGGTCAGTCCCAGCAGGTCTAGGGGGACCCATGGGGGGTCTACTAGGAGCTGGGGACCACTGGGGACCAGGACGTCCCCCTCGCCTGCACAGCCAGAGGAGATACCGCTccagaggcagcagtagaccagacCGCTCGCCTGCTGTGGAGGGGTGAGTAACTGACCGGTTCAGCTTCGGCTTTCCTTACCATCCTCTTGGCTCTCCTCTCCGCCTTGCATACTCCCACTTAAAATGATGACAGTGCTATTTATGCTATTATAATCCTAACTGTTCTAATTTTTGGCGATGACATTAACAGTTGtatattttctctctgtgtctcaggATAGTACAACAGTTTCTCGCAGGCCTCTTTGCCAACTCTGGCGTCCCTGGCTCACCTCCCCTCTCATGGTAAGATGACGTTACAGTAGTGTCACAGTTTTTAGCACAAGCGTCACAGTGTAAGGGCTATTTCTGATCCACCTGTGATGTCCGTCTCTCTTTTAGGACAGGGATGCTGCACTCTAACCCGGGCGATTACGCCTGGGGACAGGGAGGGTTAGACGCTGTGATAACACAGGTAAACCAAACTTGAAATGTaggtttggtatttttcaacctggaccctatttctattatgttatgtttttgtctaagtgactaatgggaacaacaatttttgataTTGGTCTTGTATTGAGCTTGATCGAGACAGGCTGCTGTGTAGCCATTTAGGGCATGTTCGCACCATCAATTGCTACTGCCAGACTCAaattgttattgtaagtgtctgacaacgtTATGGAATAAATCCTGACAGAGTTAGACGTTTTTGTTAAAGAGTTTGATCCTTTTATTTAACTAGAAATAACCCCAAAATCAACAtcgccaaagccaccagactccatttaaataaacgttcattttatcatcgtaaataacacttcatttaaagtcaacagaaataaaaaaaactcacaaaaaaactTCTTGGttagtctttccactgttcTTATAATCAttaactctggtttggttaaaataaatccGTCATTCACCTGCTTAGAAGTGAAAACACGCTGGCTCTAtgcatgctaaaattactgtttatttaaatggagtctggtggctttggcaATAACAGTTTTGGGACTGAAGAAAAAGCATCTTACTCCATAACTAAaagctctgtctctgtagggatcctttccatgatgttgtcagacacttagaacaataatctgagcctgtcagtggcaaaaacactttcagttGATGTAAACTGATGGTGTGAACATGTCCCAATTGACTGAtaaattgcagcctgtttcgcagcTGCCACCCACTGATTTCTCACTTAaaactggaccaatttcaaaaattactATTATTcattaagacacaaaaaaacatttaaaaattaagtccaggttgaaaaatgccaaactaaCCATGTAATAGAACTTAACTCAAACTTAATGTCCCTGTCACTTTTTAAATTTCTCTGCAgtttacaaatgtgtgtgtttgtgtagttaCTAGGTCAGTTGGAGAACACAGGGCCTCCTccagcagagaaagagaagatCTCTTCTCTCCCAACTGTCAATATCTCTCAGGAACAAGCAGGTCAGTAACTTCCTGTTCCCCCATTTgtctcaccatgtttctattGTCTTGTCCCTGGAGTACAAATTGCAGTATTGCTCATGGACATAGCTGGAGCATTCAGTCTGATCGTCTGTAAGCAATTACTGTATTTAGACAATTATCTAAGTGTACAACTTGGGTTGGACCCGCTGTTTGTGAATCTGTTATTAAGTTTGTATGCAAAGGAATCACTTCGTTCTTAATAACTACTGGCTACATATGCATGCACAGGGACATGTCGTTATGTAATCCTCTATCTCCACTCCACCATGAAAAATTGATAATAACACATCTGTTGTTTTATAAATACATGCTTATTTGTTAAGAAGTCCATGCAGCACTTACAGATACAGCAAGAAAAGGcacttgtgtttgtatgtgttgcAGCCTGCCAAGAGAAGCCACTGAAACTGCCTGTTTGGGACAAAATGTCCATTAACTTTGAGAGTATCAACAATGTCTTCCATAAATTACTTTGAGGTGACGTCTTTCTGCTTGCCGGACTTTCTCctccctttttgtttttcctagTTCTCTTGTGAATTTGTTCCTTTCGGTTACCTCTTCTTTGTGTGCTGTCCTCTTTTATCACTCAGCTGTAACTTTGGTTAGTTTTGCAGCTCAGCTTTTGCAGGGCTGTTGAGTTGATGGCTGACTTCTTTGGAGGAATGACAATCAGTGTCAGGCTTTTATCTTTGCCTAATTGTTTTTAGTAATTAGTAAACCATGCTTGGTTCTGTTAAACTGTTTTACTGCTAAGGAACTCTCTGATGCAAACTCAGTTTTGGTACTATTAATTTGTTGCACGCCCCCTTAACAAATTCAGCAAGTCATTACCCAGCGACTGATAATTGGCACTAGAAATCACCAGAAACCACAAAGGTACTGATTGAACGTTTCTCCCACCTCTCCTCTGCAGACTGCTGTATGGAATGTCCGGTGTGCAAAGAGGACTTCGCAGTGGGAGAGCCAGTCAGACAGCTACCCTGTAACCACTTCTTTCATTCAGACTGTATAGTACCATGGCTGGAAATGGTGAGTCATAACAAAATAGATCCTTTAATGACATATGATACTTGTATGTGAAATATTCACAGTGCTCATGCAggtattaaagggacagttcaccctaaaataagaaaatacacatttttttctcttacctgtagtgctgtttatcaatctagattttttttgctgtgtgctgagtgttggagatatcagccgtagagatgtctgctctCTCTTtattataatggaactagatagtgccaaaaatatatttgaaaaactcaacagcaatgtctctttccagaaatcatgtcccgcttactcaagataatctacagaccttgttgtgagcagtttcatgtaggaacttttGTCTGTCTACTGAACTATAACTGTGC
This DNA window, taken from Epinephelus moara isolate mb chromosome 6, YSFRI_EMoa_1.0, whole genome shotgun sequence, encodes the following:
- the rnf115a gene encoding E3 ubiquitin-protein ligase RNF115, which codes for MAEAAAVPPHRFFCHCCKGEVNPKLPEYICPRCDSGFIEEVTEDSSLLEGGANGIDDTATQFAELWHLLLLERPFTTDGDTPDSEPRLPGGRLGGLSDLGGLGGGPIGGSVPAGLGGPMGGLLGAGDHWGPGRPPRLHSQRRYRSRGSSRPDRSPAVEGIVQQFLAGLFANSGVPGSPPLSWTGMLHSNPGDYAWGQGGLDAVITQLLGQLENTGPPPAEKEKISSLPTVNISQEQADCCMECPVCKEDFAVGEPVRQLPCNHFFHSDCIVPWLEMHDTCPVCRKSLNGEDSSSQPPSESPTLSMDPRTQERWSF